One window of the Glycocaulis alkaliphilus genome contains the following:
- a CDS encoding DUF6898 family protein, translating into MTGRGGLPGREIIFEYLGLADSVRLAAIDAATGTEVVVFGPARTARHDLERVALRKLARRLGLNTDGTQKTPRPKGRGVIV; encoded by the coding sequence ATGACGGGCCGAGGCGGACTGCCCGGCCGGGAAATCATCTTCGAATATCTGGGACTGGCCGATTCGGTGCGCCTTGCCGCTATTGATGCCGCAACCGGAACCGAGGTGGTCGTGTTCGGCCCGGCCCGCACGGCCCGGCATGATCTGGAGCGGGTGGCCCTGCGCAAGCTGGCGCGGCGTCTCGGCCTGAACACTGATGGCACACAAAAAACGCCCCGGCCAAAAGGCCGGGGCGTCATCGTCTGA
- the glyA gene encoding serine hydroxymethyltransferase, with amino-acid sequence MPDAAQETVSNGFFTETLASRDPEIASAIAKEIGRQQDQIELIASENIVSRAVLEAQGSPLTNKYAEGYPGKRYYGGCEFVDIAEELAIERAKTLFGAAYANVQPNSGSQANQAVFLALLKPGDRILGLDLSAGGHLTHGARPNMSGKWFEAHHYGVRESDALIDYDKLREQALELRPQMIIAGGSAYPREIDFEKFRSIADEAGALLLVDMAHFAGLAAAGVYPNPVPHADVVTTTTHKTLRGPRGGMVLSRDADIGKKINSAVFPGLQGGPLMHVIAGKAVAFGEALRPEFKQYAASVVENCRAMAGALSDAGYALVSGGTDSHLALIDLRPKKLTGDISEAALERAHMTCNKNGVPFDPEKPTVTSGLRIGAPAGTTRGFGVAEFRRIGEMMADVLDALAENREGNAEVEGRIREEVIAMCRRFPIYPDLG; translated from the coding sequence ATGCCGGATGCAGCCCAGGAAACCGTCAGCAACGGGTTTTTCACCGAAACGCTGGCCAGCCGCGATCCCGAGATTGCCAGCGCCATCGCAAAAGAGATCGGGCGCCAGCAGGACCAGATCGAGCTGATCGCGTCGGAAAACATTGTCAGCCGCGCGGTTCTCGAAGCGCAAGGTTCACCGCTCACCAACAAGTATGCCGAAGGCTATCCCGGCAAGCGCTATTATGGCGGCTGCGAGTTTGTCGACATTGCCGAGGAACTGGCCATCGAGCGCGCCAAGACGCTGTTTGGTGCGGCCTATGCCAACGTCCAGCCCAACTCGGGAAGTCAGGCCAACCAGGCCGTGTTTCTGGCCCTGCTGAAACCTGGTGATCGCATTCTCGGCCTTGATTTGTCTGCCGGCGGGCACCTGACCCATGGCGCACGTCCGAACATGTCGGGCAAATGGTTCGAGGCGCATCATTATGGCGTGCGCGAGAGCGATGCCCTGATCGACTATGACAAGCTGCGCGAGCAGGCCCTTGAATTGCGCCCGCAAATGATCATCGCCGGTGGTTCGGCCTATCCGCGCGAGATCGACTTTGAAAAGTTTCGCTCCATCGCCGATGAGGCTGGCGCCCTGCTTCTGGTCGATATGGCGCATTTCGCCGGACTGGCCGCAGCAGGCGTCTATCCCAACCCGGTTCCGCACGCCGATGTGGTGACGACCACGACGCACAAGACGCTGCGTGGTCCGCGGGGCGGTATGGTGCTTTCGCGCGATGCGGATATTGGCAAGAAGATCAATTCGGCTGTCTTCCCCGGTCTTCAGGGCGGTCCGCTGATGCATGTGATTGCCGGCAAGGCGGTCGCCTTTGGTGAGGCGCTACGCCCGGAATTCAAGCAGTACGCGGCCAGTGTGGTGGAGAATTGCCGCGCCATGGCCGGTGCCCTGTCAGATGCCGGTTACGCGCTGGTTTCGGGCGGTACCGACAGCCATCTGGCGCTCATCGATCTGCGTCCGAAAAAGCTGACCGGGGACATCTCCGAGGCGGCGCTGGAACGCGCTCACATGACCTGCAACAAGAACGGCGTGCCGTTCGACCCGGAAAAGCCGACTGTCACCTCCGGCCTGCGTATCGGCGCGCCGGCAGGGACGACGCGCGGCTTTGGCGTTGCAGAGTTCCGGCGGATCGGCGAGATGATGGCCGATGTGCTCGATGCTCTCGCCGAGAACCGTGAAGGCAATGCAGAGGTCGAGGGCCGCATACGCGAGGAAGTCATCGCCATGTGCAGGCGTTTCCCGATCTATCCTGATCTGGGCTAG
- a CDS encoding RibD family protein, which produces MAGFVHVTLKLATSLDGKIATSTGQSQWITGSEARDAVHALRARYDVIMTGIGTVLADDPRLTVRPGGVKAADQPERAVLDTRLRILPGAKLFEEGPAIIFHGSDDEARAKALSAKGARLVRVETGADGHADLRAALRYLGSAGHSRVLIEAGGRLAASALKAGLVHRLEWFRAPMIIGGDGMDVFAALGLGNLASAPQFRRTSVRVIGRDLHESYEREGN; this is translated from the coding sequence ATGGCTGGATTTGTTCATGTAACGCTGAAACTGGCGACCTCGCTGGACGGGAAGATCGCCACGTCGACCGGCCAGTCACAATGGATCACCGGATCGGAAGCGCGCGACGCAGTTCACGCTCTGCGCGCACGCTATGACGTCATCATGACAGGGATCGGTACGGTGCTGGCAGACGATCCGCGCCTGACGGTGCGTCCTGGCGGCGTGAAAGCGGCTGATCAGCCGGAGAGGGCGGTTCTCGATACCCGTCTTCGCATTCTGCCCGGCGCGAAGCTTTTCGAGGAAGGGCCCGCCATAATTTTCCATGGGTCTGATGATGAAGCCCGGGCCAAGGCCCTCAGCGCGAAGGGTGCGCGCCTGGTGCGCGTCGAGACGGGCGCTGACGGGCACGCTGATCTGCGCGCTGCCTTGCGTTATCTCGGCTCTGCAGGGCATTCGCGCGTGTTGATCGAGGCGGGTGGCAGGCTGGCAGCGTCAGCGCTGAAAGCCGGCCTGGTTCACCGGCTGGAATGGTTCCGTGCGCCGATGATCATTGGCGGGGACGGCATGGACGTGTTTGCAGCGCTTGGGCTTGGCAATCTGGCCAGCGCACCCCAATTCCGGCGCACATCGGTTCGCGTCATCGGACGCGACCTGCATGAAAGCTATGAGCGCGAAGGCAACTGA
- a CDS encoding MucR family transcriptional regulator, protein MTEDNTAPIDQEEVLRMTTDIVASYVANNTIAADGVPEIIRQVHGALRELTGGEVKPEAKAKPAVPVSRSVTDDYIICLEDGKKLKMLKRYLRSQYDMSPDDYRRKWGLPSDYPMVAPAYSRRRSDFAKEIGLGRGGRKSRK, encoded by the coding sequence ATGACCGAAGACAACACTGCCCCGATCGATCAGGAAGAAGTATTGCGGATGACCACCGACATCGTGGCATCCTACGTCGCCAACAACACGATTGCCGCTGACGGGGTGCCGGAAATCATCCGTCAGGTGCATGGCGCGCTGCGCGAACTGACCGGCGGAGAAGTCAAGCCTGAAGCCAAGGCGAAGCCGGCTGTGCCTGTGTCGCGGTCTGTCACTGACGACTACATCATCTGCCTTGAAGACGGCAAAAAGCTGAAAATGCTCAAGCGCTATCTGCGCTCGCAGTATGATATGTCGCCGGACGATTACCGCCGCAAATGGGGCCTGCCGTCTGATTATCCGATGGTGGCACCCGCCTATTCGCGCCGCCGGTCTGATTTCGCCAAGGAAATCGGACTTGGCCGTGGCGGCCGCAAGTCACGCAAATAG
- the nrdR gene encoding transcriptional regulator NrdR: MRCPFCSHPDTQVKDSRPSEDGQAIRRRRQCPSCGARFTTFERVQLRDLQVIKSDGKRVPFERDKLMRSVLLAARKSSIDRERIEQMISGIIRRLESSGEPDIPSRRIGELVMEGLRNLDPVAYVRYASVYRDFREVADFSEFIRGEKLGDELGEGEDEA; this comes from the coding sequence TTGCGCTGCCCGTTCTGCTCCCATCCTGATACGCAGGTAAAGGACTCCCGTCCTTCGGAAGACGGGCAGGCTATCCGCAGGCGGCGGCAATGCCCGTCCTGCGGCGCGCGTTTCACCACGTTTGAGCGGGTGCAGTTGCGTGACCTTCAGGTCATAAAATCGGACGGCAAGCGCGTGCCCTTTGAGCGCGACAAGCTGATGCGCTCGGTGCTGCTGGCTGCGCGCAAGAGCTCGATTGACCGCGAGCGTATCGAGCAGATGATTTCGGGCATTATCCGGCGCCTGGAAAGCAGCGGCGAGCCGGATATTCCGTCGCGGCGGATAGGCGAGCTCGTCATGGAGGGGCTGCGCAATCTCGATCCGGTTGCCTATGTGCGCTACGCGTCGGTGTATCGCGATTTTCGTGAAGTGGCAGATTTTTCAGAGTTCATCCGCGGTGAAAAGCTTGGCGACGAGCTAGGTGAGGGCGAGGACGAGGCATAA